The proteins below are encoded in one region of Silene latifolia isolate original U9 population chromosome 2, ASM4854445v1, whole genome shotgun sequence:
- the LOC141635376 gene encoding F-box/FBD/LRR-repeat protein At3g26920-like: MKPQNHKRSSKNRDRLSEMPDEVIVHILSYLPIVDAVRTMLIRPFGNLWTLVPTLDFDLEEVLAELVPADCYWTTDDVRRSFIFVRNVLMLHKRPFIDKFRLDLYYESSKIRRSELGDEIRMCLKLALDKQARAIYFDEVGNQYFSESSDYPNFISESLVTLKLTHFIIYPELQVDLRSLKELTLDYVTMTEEEFQKFISGCPSLQVLHINSPSHIRNLSFSAPNIRKLFLRFEEDYPDEEPLVLDFPNLKSLDLDLFYGIPDIIHMDVSCVRDVSVSFCQLWDSDNELRRFKLFWEKLSQSEVFRLQLNPASEDFLHLLDDLHLLQIGWKHVVLSLRIICQRCVLGFYQLIRSSKDLEELDIHTDTTLTPSSVCDTPNLFSGELLYPCVMPKLRTVTLHGYAKPWEHQLQLVEFLLKSATVLQKLVIVPNKCRLTAEEKLDFVMRVSSFQRSSPSARVLFL; encoded by the exons ATGAAACCCCAAAATCACAAGCGTTCTTCAAAGAACCGAGATAGGTTGAGTGAAATGCCAGATGAAGTAATTGTCCACATTCTTTCTTATTTGCCGATTGTCGATGCTGTTAGAACTATGTTGATTCGTCCATTTGGAAACCTTTGGACCTTGGTTCCTACTCTTGACTTTGACCTTGAGGAAGTACTAGCTGAGTTGGTTCCAGCCGATTGTTATTGGACAACCGATGATGTTAGGCGGTCCTTCATTTTCGTCCGCAATGTACTGATGCTTCACAAAAGACCCTTCATTGATAAATTTCGTCTTGATTTATATTATGAGTCTTCTAAGATAAGAAGAAGTGAGTTAGGTGATGAAATAAGAATGTGTTTGAAGTTAGCTTTGGATAAACAAGCCAGGGCAATTTATTTCGATGAAGTTGGTAATCAATACTTTTCTGAAAGTTCAGATTATCCAAATTTCATAAGTGAGTCACTTGTTACACTTAAACTCACTCACTTCATTATCTATCCCGAACTTCAAGTTGACTTGAGATCTCTAAAGGAGCTTACATTGGACTATGTGACTATGACTGAAGAGGAATTCCAAAAGTTTATAAGTGGATGCCCTTCCTTGCAAGTATTGCATATTAACTCTCCTTCTCATATAAGAAATCTAAGTTTCAGTGCGCCCAACATTCGTAAGTTATTTCTCCGTTTTGAAGAAGATTATCCAGACGAAGAGCCTTTGGTGTTAGATTTTCCCAACCTTAAAAGTCTGGATTTGGACCTTTTTTATGGGATACCAGATATCATTCACATGGATGTTTCATGTGTTCGAGATGTCTCAGTGTCTTTCTGTCAATTGTGGGATAGTGACAATGAACTTAGAAGGTTTAAATTATTTTGGGAGAAGTTGTCACAGAGTGAAGTTTTCCGCTTACAACTTAATCCTGCTTCTGAG GACTTCCTCCACTTGCTAGATGATTTGCATCTTTTACAAATCGGATGGAAGCATGTAGTTTTGTCATTGCGGATAATCTGTCAAAGGTGCGTCTTGGGATTCTATCAATTGATAAGAAGTTCAAAAGATTTGGAAGAACTCGATATTCATACAGACACAACTTTGACTCCTTCTAGTGTATGCGATACCCCCAATTTATTTTCTGGAGAGCTTTTGTATCCATGTGTGATGCCAAAACTGAGGACTGTTACCCTCCATGGATATGCAAAACCTTGGGAACATCAGCTTCAACTGGTAGAATTCCTACTCAAAAGCGCCACTGT